In the Mycoplasmoides gallisepticum genome, one interval contains:
- a CDS encoding P116 family lipid acquisition surface protein has translation MKKKTKLLVTFGLSLSLIGTVAAGTGITLYKKQQEAEKELIRRQSDIHKASGSQPGEPIGQGILDDEIAHQAKYKAQESNDSGLALINKPNLQNNPNLFVASHSIQRQLDALAARKVNDSNNKIIESDISSYLISLYDRNNKMFSFIKERLNIRSYNSADFLSLSIDTAYLIKNEAEQPKDLWINNRKLSINSKTTLELSIYTDRNPAFFKKAKAFLTNDHKLNWSVDKIYFNLKSLDGAYSQSWSLDNFVFNQTDSALNAKISHVKNGYSEYDAINNFVGTNKLLNNRLDQTVLKDSLRRNFEDKFNLAKKYAGYIYQFSKWVINHRTQAFNLTNFIQDNAQTLTEIIIYGLQEGLKTNDVNQLKPLVLDLLTSYSANKQSKTLYRIIIEYKDQIIKFLTQNNLVNISAYQNLIDNFFNSIDQKDPIKAETEFRDKIVEFVPTIKELVKEDSSFYPYIELLVKILSTPKPYFIDSIIKDPTVFQAILDFAYDRLVSAFDQPLKDLLINSKNAIYALLMDNNKRSFNELLIRFFIDDFRSIFGLLKTFNITFDFSNPTTKFFFDTFILNNNLVKGLIGLESIVSVVSDLLELISPQSLAKITLTPLKTNQTNNIQLISTANELKVANLDYGYLLNLNHISIKNSTVKKILNLIPPYLNVQTILNQFITDKGLNKAADQAVEEAKKISGAGIAIYGVNNFKNEVLRNLRTFLAQIANVNVKQLITEMIYGNLTFDDKDDFINLNGSIKISIKGNNIQVLPYYTQVNQQTIFNYQLLGITKEIDLSKLVNNSKLLTENYTDPRPLIPYQDLSKKLFAITRSFYQSLKGTLNNQPIRIIDNLVLKFGQKIILDQNNERNRVVKNAYDPNLLIVDLSTKKGLEITKEDVTKNWIVSDTNNIIIDSKVLNQFNNLIKPIGIANRYLTQAIRPFSTGELKGSLAINFDLMVIFIKINIPITVNLSMEQRILGYDLLVPYNVANDADPNNVKFINKVSKHWEDTIFNFGT, from the coding sequence ATGAAGAAAAAAACAAAGTTACTCGTTACTTTTGGTCTTAGTTTATCATTAATCGGAACTGTTGCAGCTGGTACGGGGATCACCCTTTATAAGAAACAGCAAGAAGCAGAAAAAGAATTAATTCGGAGACAAAGTGACATTCATAAAGCATCAGGTTCTCAACCAGGTGAACCGATTGGTCAAGGTATTCTTGACGATGAGATAGCTCACCAAGCTAAGTACAAAGCCCAAGAAAGTAATGATTCTGGATTAGCTTTAATTAATAAACCTAATCTACAGAATAATCCCAATCTTTTTGTTGCCAGTCATTCGATCCAACGACAATTAGATGCTTTAGCAGCTAGAAAAGTTAATGATTCAAACAACAAGATTATTGAATCAGATATCTCTAGTTATCTAATTAGTTTATATGATCGCAACAACAAGATGTTTAGCTTCATAAAAGAACGACTAAACATAAGATCATATAATAGTGCTGATTTCTTATCTTTATCAATTGATACAGCTTATTTAATTAAGAATGAAGCAGAACAACCTAAAGATCTTTGGATTAATAATCGAAAACTATCGATTAATTCTAAAACAACTTTAGAACTATCAATCTATACTGATCGCAATCCAGCGTTCTTTAAAAAAGCCAAGGCTTTCTTAACAAACGATCATAAATTAAATTGATCAGTTGATAAGATCTATTTCAACTTAAAATCGCTTGATGGTGCTTATAGTCAAAGTTGATCGTTAGATAACTTTGTTTTTAACCAAACTGATTCTGCACTTAATGCTAAGATTAGTCATGTGAAGAATGGTTATTCAGAATATGATGCGATTAATAACTTTGTTGGGACGAACAAACTATTAAATAATCGTCTTGATCAAACTGTTTTAAAAGATTCGTTACGCCGTAATTTTGAAGATAAATTTAATTTAGCTAAAAAGTACGCAGGTTACATTTACCAATTTAGTAAGTGGGTGATTAATCACCGCACACAAGCATTTAATTTAACAAACTTCATCCAAGATAATGCGCAAACATTAACTGAGATTATCATCTATGGATTACAAGAAGGATTAAAAACTAATGATGTTAACCAATTAAAACCGTTAGTGCTTGATCTATTAACTTCTTATTCAGCTAATAAACAATCAAAAACACTTTACCGGATTATTATTGAATATAAAGATCAGATCATTAAGTTCTTAACCCAAAATAATCTAGTTAATATTAGTGCTTACCAAAATCTGATTGATAACTTCTTTAATTCGATCGATCAAAAAGATCCAATTAAAGCTGAAACTGAATTTAGGGATAAGATCGTTGAATTCGTTCCAACGATCAAAGAACTAGTTAAAGAAGATAGTTCCTTCTATCCTTATATCGAATTACTAGTTAAGATCTTATCAACACCAAAACCTTATTTCATTGATTCGATCATTAAAGATCCAACCGTGTTTCAAGCGATCTTAGATTTTGCTTATGATCGTTTAGTAAGTGCATTTGATCAACCACTTAAAGATCTACTGATCAATAGTAAGAATGCGATCTACGCATTATTGATGGATAATAATAAACGTTCTTTTAATGAACTATTAATCCGGTTTTTTATTGATGATTTCAGATCAATTTTTGGGTTATTAAAAACATTTAATATCACCTTTGATTTTAGTAACCCAACAACGAAGTTCTTTTTTGATACTTTCATCTTAAACAATAATTTAGTTAAAGGGCTTATTGGACTTGAAAGTATCGTGAGTGTTGTTAGTGATCTACTTGAACTAATTAGTCCCCAAAGTTTAGCTAAGATTACACTAACCCCATTAAAAACTAACCAAACAAATAATATTCAGTTAATCTCAACAGCAAATGAACTAAAAGTTGCCAACCTAGATTATGGTTATTTATTAAACCTAAATCACATTAGTATTAAGAACTCAACAGTTAAAAAAATACTAAACCTAATTCCACCATATTTAAATGTCCAAACGATCTTAAACCAATTTATTACTGATAAAGGGCTTAATAAAGCAGCTGATCAAGCTGTAGAAGAAGCTAAGAAGATTAGTGGTGCTGGGATCGCAATTTATGGAGTGAACAATTTTAAAAACGAAGTTCTTCGTAACTTAAGAACGTTCTTAGCTCAGATTGCTAATGTTAATGTCAAACAACTGATCACAGAGATGATCTATGGGAATCTAACCTTTGATGATAAGGATGATTTCATCAACTTAAATGGATCAATTAAGATCTCAATTAAAGGTAATAATATCCAAGTTTTGCCTTATTACACCCAAGTGAATCAGCAAACGATCTTTAATTACCAATTACTAGGGATCACTAAAGAGATCGATCTATCTAAATTGGTGAATAATTCAAAATTATTAACTGAAAATTATACCGATCCTAGACCACTAATTCCTTACCAAGATCTATCCAAAAAACTTTTTGCTATCACTAGATCATTTTATCAATCACTAAAAGGGACTTTAAACAACCAACCAATTCGGATCATTGATAATTTAGTATTAAAATTTGGTCAAAAGATCATCTTAGATCAAAACAATGAAAGAAACCGAGTGGTGAAAAACGCTTATGATCCTAACCTATTAATTGTTGATCTATCAACTAAAAAAGGATTAGAGATCACCAAAGAGGATGTCACTAAGAACTGGATCGTTTCAGATACGAATAACATTATTATCGATTCAAAGGTTTTAAACCAATTTAATAACTTAATTAAGCCAATCGGGATTGCTAATCGTTATCTAACTCAAGCGATCCGTCCATTTAGTACGGGTGAATTAAAAGGATCATTAGCAATCAACTTTGATCTAATGGTTATTTTTATTAAGATTAATATCCCAATTACGGTAAACCTATCAATGGAACAAAGGATCTTGGGATATGATCTATTAGTTCCATATAATGTGGCTAATGATGCTGATCCAAATAACGTTAAGTTTATCAACAAAGTTTCTAAGCACTGAGAAGACACGATCTTTAATTTTGGTACCTAG
- a CDS encoding P116 family lipid acquisition surface protein: MNQNKKNNLPKKPLVKNKGIDLDDFLSEEIAVLDNFHLTKPKKQQPLLLENKRAKKVSQPVVVKPGEKKVKAKKAKVVITDPRILKKRSRLLAIGFSLIGFGITGPLLSFAILNQIDKQTDQSAPITRPIDSPTDTLQSSSPQFTHDNSLPAFYNSYQLNKQSEINGIDLSNQRTLHDLPIASFMIHNKLVRLLNQQLHFNYSWLYSDIAYLIRKTYDENKQAFIPLKTTDLQITKSSDNNPLHVYLTANFEFRNQTDSPQTFVFRYFNQRYEKQIQPKGILNLKLSSLSASNDIDPLKDPDYIGSIDPVDLAPGYGYINAVVTKDLYHNYYLNWNLSNLELSMNDSNYRFSNFIFNNNVPSMNILLKKTIPGKDPYQAANDLVGENKLLNRDLTPEQISRNLKFYFSNEFHSQIEWFNLIRDVFKWLIVNNNTNKKLYLVLSDNAAVFAKLFSYNFIKLNINYANSKNAILKLITDALSSNPTIVNAKNVYEVLYDNFDAFKLILNTYFFDVSAYSNLIDSLTKDVNSAFDFYQRLYELMPILRQLISNFPTKIKYFEIIERILGYRDDAGNLIPIPRFNTYLINTIFESKRLLNDIYDQLLNISNVDFDMATANTNNGSESWSRFTRLFNFLFIQNRSTLVNLFTQSTNYFDDLITLFISNNFNFLFQLLKLFGINVNTLDLFFKTALDLIFLKNPEILSRDNLKAKIINLFNWIIKSLDQTNINKIKFGLYKPENFDNLVLTQSPTTLKVKKLDLGFKLDINGLQIPYGVLSALFEFLPNIKIVDFIKYIVDDKRYEELKEKGYQQAINEGYSSLLNAGGIFSFKWAGDPAKNFFSSVFDDIWKNRILKGVSDNNRTIKDLANEIFSGTNNNDPNRVIATINGAGYFKWSGENVDILPFFEILPSNINQAQIVYQLYNVDQEKDFSQIYQNLKLHFPRYSYRQPGIPFSDLSKKIYQSISGMVDQTLNYSLNRKYLTKTRIILPGGDGKKNHLILQENNPYENVALFTYNANQSLINQYDRMNEQDKRKLREQILMITDRRARVKGIDRDPKTRETSLLPQSLRMLDSLIQIKGVNPSLVIHTNWSFSTISERISLNLTTEVKFGLISKQVSINLAYETFLSAFSYQVLLPYPILDLSNPNNPVFKLKEEISHLVFSLELFGAGE; encoded by the coding sequence ATGAACCAAAACAAGAAGAATAACCTACCAAAAAAGCCGCTTGTTAAGAATAAGGGGATTGATTTAGACGATTTTTTATCTGAAGAAATTGCCGTTTTAGATAATTTTCACTTAACTAAACCTAAAAAACAACAACCGCTTTTATTAGAAAATAAACGCGCAAAAAAGGTTAGTCAACCCGTTGTTGTCAAACCAGGTGAGAAAAAAGTTAAAGCTAAAAAAGCTAAAGTCGTGATCACTGATCCCAGGATCTTGAAAAAACGAAGTCGTTTATTAGCGATCGGTTTTAGTTTAATCGGGTTTGGGATTACTGGTCCATTATTATCGTTTGCGATCTTAAACCAGATTGACAAACAAACAGATCAATCTGCTCCGATTACAAGACCTATTGATTCACCGACCGACACGTTGCAATCATCTTCACCTCAATTCACTCACGATAACAGCTTACCAGCTTTTTATAACTCATACCAACTTAACAAACAGAGTGAGATCAATGGGATTGATCTCAGTAACCAACGAACGCTTCACGATCTACCGATCGCATCGTTCATGATTCACAACAAGCTGGTAAGATTACTTAACCAGCAACTGCATTTTAACTATTCTTGGTTATATTCAGATATTGCTTATCTAATCAGAAAAACCTATGATGAGAATAAGCAAGCATTTATTCCTTTAAAAACGACTGATCTGCAGATTACTAAATCATCAGATAATAACCCATTACATGTTTATCTAACCGCAAATTTTGAGTTTAGAAACCAAACAGATTCACCGCAAACATTTGTCTTTAGGTATTTCAACCAACGGTATGAAAAACAAATTCAACCTAAAGGAATACTTAATCTTAAATTAAGTTCACTAAGTGCATCAAATGATATTGATCCCTTAAAAGATCCAGATTACATTGGAAGTATTGATCCAGTTGATCTAGCTCCTGGGTATGGATATATTAATGCCGTTGTTACTAAAGATCTTTATCATAATTACTACTTAAATTGAAATCTATCTAATCTTGAACTATCAATGAATGATAGTAATTATCGATTTAGTAATTTCATCTTTAATAATAATGTTCCATCAATGAACATCTTATTAAAAAAGACAATTCCAGGGAAAGATCCTTATCAAGCTGCTAATGATCTAGTGGGTGAGAATAAGTTATTAAACCGTGATCTGACACCAGAACAGATCTCAAGAAACTTAAAATTTTACTTTAGTAATGAGTTTCATTCGCAAATTGAATGGTTTAATCTGATCCGTGATGTCTTTAAGTGATTAATCGTTAACAATAACACGAATAAGAAACTATACCTAGTTTTATCAGATAATGCGGCGGTGTTTGCTAAACTATTTAGTTATAACTTTATCAAACTAAATATTAATTATGCTAATTCGAAGAATGCGATCTTAAAATTAATTACTGACGCTTTATCATCTAACCCCACGATTGTTAATGCTAAAAATGTTTATGAGGTGTTATATGATAATTTTGATGCGTTCAAATTAATCCTTAACACTTATTTCTTTGACGTTTCAGCTTATAGTAATCTGATCGATTCGTTAACCAAAGATGTGAATTCGGCATTTGATTTTTACCAAAGATTATATGAATTAATGCCAATCCTAAGACAGTTGATCTCTAATTTCCCAACTAAAATTAAGTATTTTGAGATCATTGAACGGATCTTAGGTTATCGTGATGATGCGGGTAATCTGATCCCGATCCCAAGATTTAATACGTATCTAATTAATACGATCTTTGAATCAAAACGATTATTAAATGATATTTATGATCAACTATTAAATATTAGTAATGTTGATTTTGATATGGCAACAGCTAATACTAATAATGGTAGTGAAAGCTGAAGTAGGTTTACGCGGTTATTTAACTTCTTGTTTATTCAAAATCGTTCAACATTAGTTAATCTCTTTACCCAATCAACGAACTATTTTGATGATCTGATTACGTTATTTATTTCAAATAACTTTAATTTCTTATTCCAATTATTAAAGTTATTTGGGATCAACGTTAATACTTTAGACCTGTTTTTTAAAACTGCTTTAGATCTAATCTTTCTTAAAAACCCTGAGATCTTATCACGTGATAATCTTAAAGCTAAGATTATCAACTTATTTAATTGGATCATTAAAAGTTTAGATCAGACTAATATTAATAAGATTAAGTTTGGTTTATATAAACCAGAGAACTTTGATAATTTAGTTCTCACCCAATCTCCAACGACACTAAAAGTTAAAAAACTAGATCTAGGATTTAAATTAGATATCAATGGGTTACAGATCCCTTATGGGGTTTTAAGTGCGCTATTTGAGTTCTTACCTAATATTAAGATCGTTGATTTCATTAAATATATCGTTGATGATAAACGTTATGAAGAACTAAAAGAAAAGGGTTATCAACAAGCAATCAACGAAGGTTATAGTAGTTTATTAAATGCGGGTGGAATCTTTTCATTCAAATGAGCTGGTGATCCAGCTAAGAACTTCTTCTCAAGTGTCTTTGATGATATCTGAAAAAACCGGATCCTAAAAGGGGTATCAGATAATAATCGGACGATCAAAGATCTTGCTAATGAGATCTTTAGTGGAACGAATAATAATGATCCTAACCGAGTGATTGCTACGATCAACGGTGCGGGGTATTTCAAATGATCAGGTGAAAATGTTGATATCTTACCGTTTTTCGAGATCTTACCTTCAAATATCAACCAAGCTCAGATTGTTTACCAACTATATAATGTCGATCAAGAAAAAGATTTTAGTCAGATTTACCAGAACCTAAAATTACATTTCCCTAGATATTCATACCGCCAACCAGGGATTCCGTTTAGTGATCTATCTAAGAAGATCTATCAATCGATCTCTGGGATGGTTGATCAGACGTTAAATTACTCACTTAACCGGAAGTATCTAACCAAAACTCGGATCATCTTACCAGGTGGGGATGGTAAGAAAAATCACCTGATCCTGCAAGAAAATAATCCGTATGAAAATGTCGCATTATTTACGTATAATGCCAACCAATCACTGATTAATCAGTACGATCGAATGAACGAACAAGATAAACGTAAACTACGTGAACAGATCTTAATGATCACTGATCGTAGGGCGCGTGTTAAAGGGATTGATCGAGATCCAAAAACAAGAGAAACATCTTTACTACCCCAATCATTAAGAATGTTGGATTCATTAATCCAAATTAAAGGAGTTAATCCAAGTTTAGTAATTCACACCAACTGATCGTTTAGTACGATCTCAGAACGAATCTCACTAAACTTAACAACTGAAGTTAAATTTGGTTTAATCTCTAAACAGGTTTCAATTAACCTGGCATATGAAACCTTTTTATCAGCGTTTAGCTATCAAGTCTTACTACCTTACCCAATTTTAGATCTTTCTAATCCAAATAATCCTGTCTTTAAACTAAAAGAAGAGATCAGTCACTTAGTCTTTAGTTTAGAGTTATTTGGTGCGGGTGAATAG